The proteins below are encoded in one region of Pleuronectes platessa chromosome 14, fPlePla1.1, whole genome shotgun sequence:
- the dbr1 gene encoding lariat debranching enzyme, producing MKIAVEGCCHGELDKIYETIAFLEKKEGVKVDLLLCCGDFQAVRNEGDMKCMAVPAKYRTMQTFYKYYSGEKKAPVLTIFIGGNHEASNHMQELSYGGWVAPNIYYLGYAGVIRYKGIRIGGLSGIFKSRDYRKGHHEFPPYNPDTLRSVYHIRNIEVFRLKQIQMPMDIFMSHDWPRGIYYYGSVGELLRKKKFLRQEVESNTLGSPAAEELMSHLQPNYWFSAHLHVKFAAVMQHPPKGNAAPRVTKFLSLDKCLPHREFLQIVDVPERPGSSEGLEYDPEWLAILKATNSLQRTTLHNWNPPENNGLHERWDFRASEAAMMKVMEDLSGDLSIPDNFSRTVPAYDPNRPQHHAAPSYSTNPQTTELCATLGLTDLYAQDGQLGEVGKFQGSTGGEEDDEDGNSVGSADEPSEYPTDTSGMSSSCNPDEITIEDEWDEEEEEEEEEENGSKAAAAKGDELPDPHTPARMVLPEPKSKVSPNNLSDLMKLPPPSHSTPAAARSHSGSESEGEGEGGEEDDSASRILKRTSDEAVNPGSRGTTPMIKRRNQVIYAAVEDEECED from the exons ATGAAGATCGCAGTAGAGGGCTGCTGCCACGGGGAGCTCGACAAGATCTATGAGACCATCGCCTTcctggagaagaaggagggggTGAAGGTggacctgctgctctgctgcggCGACTTCCAGGCCGTGAGAAACGAGGGAGACATGAAGTGCATGGCGGTGCCGGCCAAGTACCGAACGATGCAAACCTTCTACAA ATACTACTCTGGAGAGAAGAAGGCTCCGGTTCTCACCATCTTCATCGGAGGGAACCACGAGGCGTCCAACCACATGCAGGAGCTTTCCTACGGGGGCTGGGTGGCACCAAACATTTACTATCTGG GTTACGCCGGTGTGATTCGCTACAAGGGGATTCGAATCGGTGGCTTATCTGGAATCTTCAAATCACGTGACTACAGAAAAG GTCATCATGAATTCCCTCCATACAACCCTGACACTCTACGCAGTGTGTATCACATCCGAAACATCGAGGTGTTCAGATTAAAACAG ATCCAGATGCCCATGGACATTTTCATGAGCCACGACTGGCCCAGAGGAATCTACTACTACGGCAGCGTGGGGGAGCTGCTGCGCAAGAAGAAGTTTCTGCGACAGGAGGTGGAGTCAAACACTCTGGGAAGTCCTGCGGCCGAGGAGCTCATGTCTCACCTCCAGCCCAACTACTGGTTCTCTGCTCATCTCCATGTGAAATTTGCTGCCGTCATGCAGCATCCG cctaaAGGTAACGCTGCTCCACGTGTGACCAAGTTCCTGTCTCTGGATAAGTGTCTGCCCCACAGGGAGTTCCTACAG ATTGTGGATGTTCCAGAGAGACCGGGTTCCTCAGAGGGTCTCGAGTACGATCCAGAGTGGCTCGCTATTCTGAAGGCCACCAACAGCCTACAGAGGACCACCCTCCACAACTGGAACCCCCCTGAGAACAATGGCCTGCACGAACG GTGGGACTTCAGGGCTTCAGAAGCAGctatgatgaaggtgatggaggATCTCAGCGGTGACCTCTCCATTCCAGACAACTTCAGCCGGACTGTGCCGGCCTACGACCCCAACAGGCCCCAGCACCACGCCGCCCCCAGCTACAGCACCAACCCCCAGACGACGGAGCTCTGTGCCACGTTGGGTCTCACGGACCTCTACGCCCAGGACGGGCAGCTGGGGGAGGTGGGGAAGTTCCAGGGCAGCActggaggggaggaggacgaTGAAGACGGGAATAGTGTGGGAAGCGCAGACGAGCCGAGCGAGTATCCAACCGACACCTCGGGGATGTCCAGCTCCTGTAATCCTGATGAGATCACCATAGAGGATGAatgggatgaagaggaggaggaggaggaggaggaggagaacgggtcgaaagcagcagcagcaaagggAGACGAGCTCCCTGACCCCCACACCCCCGCCCGCATGGTTCTGCCTGAGCCAAAATCCAAAGTTTCACCCAATAACCTGTCCGACTTAATGAAgctgcctcctccctcccactcGACCCCCGCTGCCGCTCGCTCTCACTCTGGATCAGAGAGTGAAGGAGAAGGcgaggggggggaagaggacgACTCCGCTTCTCGAATCTTAAAACGTACGAGTGACGAGGCTGTGAATCCCGGCAGCCGCGGCACGACGCCCATGATCAAACGCAGGAACCAGGTGATCTACGCGGCCGTGGAGGACGAGGAGTGTGAGGATTAG
- the lcmt2 gene encoding tRNA wybutosine-synthesizing protein 4, translated as MPTSSRQKKKKGGDVAVQGTNDSSVVSKVSAAARGFFHDDFLQLFVCKEARRSPLINRGYYVRWRAVDHCVRRFLHVTENCPKRQILSLGAGFDSLYFRLRADEALTGVVVFEVDFPDVARRKTALISSNITLRGMLDPHLPAPTGAVHVCSGQYRLLGLDVREESRVKEALEAAGLDWAAPTLILSEVVLTYMETQWSDVVISWAAKLLPQSLFVMYEQIRPHDPFGSIMQDHFHKLNSTLHALRQYPDAAAQRRRFLDKGWDQCVCLDMNDFYLWLVPEDERRRVEVLEPFDEYEEWHQKCSHYFILTASRGSGMTQALLTHPPVSPVSSVNPSLSPVALSVKPDPACVEGLGMASTSVSPGRLLLTGGSSRGGRGAVSRVLLRGQEGWRSVTVEPSLDFGARLYHTVTSCPGGGAVVYGGRSSPLSPARGLFKVVLDPAGPPAPLDRVKLCVEEMLCTGDPPPPRWRHTAAIVSHKGKDFLFVYGGKNESEAVLGDAHFLCLDQQHWTEIPVEGAAPEPHHSHSACSYQGGVVMFGGLDRRGVPLGDTIVLRPSDRGFSWERIELQPPPVPRYSHSAHVIGQKLVVVGGVWMHSDGVPGVVMIDLATRSSVEFSLDTSRVPWPLMLHSFCCELTDSEEPELLLIGGGGNCFSFGTHFNPRPVSVNLRPVLG; from the exons ATGCCAACGAGCagcagacagaagaagaagaaggggggggacGTGGCG GTGCAGGGAACCAACGACAGCAGTGTGGTGAGCAAGGTGTCGGCTGCAGCTCGGGGCTTCTTCCATGATGACTTCCTCCAGCTCTTTGTGTGCAAGGAGGCCAGAAGGTCACCGCTCATCAACAG GGGCTACTATGTGCGCTGGAGAGCTGTGGACCACTGTGTGAGGAGGTTTCTACACGTTACTGAAAACTGCCCTAAGAGACAG ATTCTGTCGCTGGGCGCAGGTTTCGACTCGTTGTACTTTCGCCTGCGGGCGGATGAAGCTCTCACCGGGGTCGTGGTGTTCGAGGTGGATTTCCCTGACGTGGCTCGACGTAAGACTGCTCTCATCTCCTCTAATATCACACTGAGGGGGATGTTAGACCCACATTTACCTGCACCTACAG gagcTGTGCACGTGTGCAGTGGTCAGTACCGTCTGTTGGGGTTGGATGTCAGAGAGGAGTCCCGGGTGAAGGAGGCTCTGGAGGCAGCTGGGTTGGACTGGGCTGCTCCCACTCTGATTCTGTCTGAAGTGGTTCTCACCTACATGGAAACTCAATG GTCAGATGTTGTCATCAGTTGGGCGGCAAAGCTCCTGCCTCAGTCCCTCTTTGTGATGTATGAGCAGATCCGTCCACATGATCCCTTCGGTTCAATCATGCAAGATCATTTCCACAAACTGAATTCAACGCTGCACGCCCTTCGACAGTACCCAGACGCCGCCGCTCAGAGACGCCGGTTCCTGGACAAG ggctgggatcagtgtgtgtgtcttgataTGAACGACTTCTACCTGTGGCTGGTTCCTGAGGACGAGAGGCGCAGGGTGGAGGTCCTGGAGCCTTTTGATGAATATGAG gaGTGGCACCAGAAATGTTCCCACTACTTCATCCTCACTGCCTCTCGGGGCTCTGGTATGACTCAGGCTTTACTCACACATCCTCCAG TGTCTCCAGTGTCGTCTGTTAACCCATCTTTGAGCCCTGTGGCCCTGAGTGTGAAGCCTGATCCTGCTTGTGTGGAGGGTTTGGGGATGGCCTCCACCTCGGTGAGCCCAGGACGCCTCCTGCTGACAGGAGGCTCCAGccgggggggcaggggggctgTGAGTCGAGTCCTCCTCCGAGGGCAGGAAGGGTGGAGGTCCGTCACCGTGGAGCCGTCACTAGACTTTG GCGCCCGACTGTACCACACGGTCACTTCCTGTCCCGGAGGAGGTGCGGTGGTGTACGGAggtcgctcctctcctctcagtccAGCCAGGGGCCTTTTTAAAGTAGTGCTGGACCCTGCTGGTCCCCCTGCCCCTCTGGACCGAGTGAAACTCTGTGTAGAGGAGATGCTCTGTACGGGGGATCCACCTCCGCCCAGATGGAGGCACACTGCTGCCATCGTCAGTCACAAAG gcaaagactttctgtttgtttatggaGGAAAGAATGAATCTGAGGCTGTTCTGGGCGACGCCCACTTCCTGTGTCTGGACCAGCAGCACTGGACTGAG ATCCCAGTGGAGGGGGCGGCACCAGAGCCACACCACTCCCACTCTGCATGTTCATATCAGGGAGGTGTGGTGATGTTCGGGGGTCTGGACCGGAGGGGGGTTCCTCTGGGGGACACCATTGTTCTCAGGCCCAGTGACAGAGGCTTCTCCTGGGAGAGAATAGAGCTGCAGCCCCCCCCGGTCCCCAG GTACTCTCATTCTGCCCACGTGATTGGACAGAAGCTAGTTGTGGTGGGCGGGGTCTGGATGCATTCCGATGGCGTACCGGGTGTTGTCATGATCGACCTGGCCACACGGAGCAGCGTGGAGTTCAGCCTGGACACG AGCCGGGTGCCGTGGCCTCTGATGCTTCACTCCTTCTGCTGCGAGCTGACGGACTCAGAAGAACCAGAGCTgctcctgattggtggaggaGGAAACTGCTTCTCCTTCGGGACTCATTTCAACCCCCGGCCGGTCTCTGTGAACCTCAGGCCCGTCCTGGGATGA
- the rab5b gene encoding ras-related protein Rab-5B codes for MSSRGSGGRTNGSLPQTKICQFKLVLLGDMAVGKSSLVLRFVKGQFDEFQETTIGAAFLAQSVCLDDTTVKFEIWDTAGQERYHSLAPMYYRGAQAAIVVFDITKPDTFERAKAWVKELQRQASPNIVIALAGNKADLAEKRLVEYEEAQTYADDTGLLFMETSAKTAMNVNELFLAIAKKMPKTDTQNPTHAARHRGVNLQDPDAHSTRACCGGN; via the exons ATGAGCTCCAGAGGGAGCGGTGGCCGCACCAACGGCTCACTGCCCCAGACCAAGATCTGCCAGTTCAAGCTGGTGCTGCTGGGGGACATGGCCGTGGGCAAGTCCAGCCTGGTGCTGCGCTTCGTCAAGGGACAGTTTGACGAGTTCCAGGAGACGACCATCGGAG ctGCTTTCCTGGCCCAGTCCGTGTGTCTAGATGACACCACGGTGAAGTTCGAGATCTGGGACACCGCGGGTCAGGAGCGATACCACAGCCTGGCGCCCATGTACTACCGCGGAGCTCAGGCCGCCATCGTCGTGTTTGACATCACCAAGCCG gacaCGTTTGAGAGAGCCAAGGCCTgggtgaaggagctgcagcgacAGGCCAGTCCCAACATCGTTATCGCTCTGGCTGGGAACAAGGCGGACCTGGCCGAGAAGAGACTGGTGGAGTACGAG GAGGCTCAGACGTATGCTGACGACACCGGCCTGCTCTTCATGGAGACCTCGGCCAAGACGGCCATGAACGTCAACGAGCTCTTCCTGGCCATCG CAAAGAAGATGCCAAAGACCGACACCCAGAACCCGACCCACGCAGCGCGGCACCGCGGCGTCAACCTCCAGGACCCAGACGCTCACTCCACCCGGGCCTGCTGCGGTGGGAACTAG
- the dnajb11 gene encoding dnaJ homolog subfamily B member 11 has product MAPRGMNLWSVCGLLLYVTTAVFAGRDFYQILGVTKSATVRDVKKAYRKLAMQLHPDRNQDDPKAQDKFADLGAAYEVLSDEEKRKQYDAYGEDGLKEGHHGSHNDIFSSFFGDFGFMFGGNRQQQDRNIPRGNDIILDLEVTLEEVYSGNFVEVVRNKPVAKEAPGKRKCNCRQEMRTTQLGPGRFQMTQEMVCDECPNVKLVNEERTLEVEIEQGVRDEMEYPFIGEGEPHIDGEPGDLRFRIKVLKHPMFERRGDDLYTNVTISLVEALVGFEMDIKHLDGHKVHIVRDKITKPGARMWKKGEGLPNFDNINIRGSLIISFDVEFPQTQLDEQQKDGIRGLLKQGSVQKVYNGLQGY; this is encoded by the exons ATGGCGCCCAGAGGGATGAACCTGTGGAGCGTGTGCGGGCTGCTGCTCTATGTGACCACGGCGGTGTTCGCGGG GAGGGATTTCTACCAGATCCTGGGGGTCACTAAGAGCGCCACGGTCCGGGACGTCAAGAAGGCCTACAGAAAGCTGGCCATGCAGCTGCACCCGGACCGGAACCAGGACGACCCCAAAGCCCAGGACAAGTTCGCGGACCTGGGGGCAGCGTATGAG GTGCTCTCCgacgaggagaagaggaaacagtacGACGCGTATGGAGAAGACGGACTGAAAGAAGGTCACCACGGTTCACACAACGACATCTTCTCCAG cttcttcgGTGACTTCGGTTTCATGTTCGGAGGAAACCGGCAGCAACAGGACAGAAACATCCCCAGAGGAAATGACATCATACTCGACCTGGAGGTCACGCTCGAAGAGGTGTACTCTGGGAATTTTGTGGAG GTTGTACGAAACAAACCTGTAGCTAAAGAAGCTCCTGGCAAGAGGAAGTGTAactgcagacaggagatgaggaCGACGCAGCTCGGGCCCGGACGCTTCCAGATGACCCAGGAGATGGTGTGTGACGAGTGTCCCAATGTAAA GCTGGTGAATGAAGAGCGAACCCTGGAGGTAGAAATCGAACAGGGAGTGAGGGATGAAATGGAATATCCTTTCATTGGAGAAG GGGAACCTCACATTGACGGCGAACCTGGAGATCTACGATTCCGCATCAAAGTTTTAAA ACATCCTATGTTTGAGCGCAGAGGAGACGACCTGTACACCAACGTCACCATCTCCCTGGTGGAGGCTCTGGTCGGCTTTGAGATGGACATTAAACATTTGGACGGACACAAG GTCCACATAGTCAGAGACAAAATCACGAAACCCGGCGCCCGGATGTGGAAGAAAGGAGAAGGTCTTCCCAACTTCGACAACATCAACATCCGAGGTTCCCTCATCATCTCCTTCGATGTGGAGTTCCCTCAGACGCAGCTCGACGAGCAGCAGAAGGACG GTATACGCGGCCTTCTGAAGCAGGGCTCTGTACAGAAGGTTTACAATGGACTACAAGGAtactaa
- the tbccd1 gene encoding LOW QUALITY PROTEIN: TBCC domain-containing protein 1 (The sequence of the model RefSeq protein was modified relative to this genomic sequence to represent the inferred CDS: inserted 1 base in 1 codon) yields the protein MEEDSVSIWPRMEPFLLGALQVAPSSKLSLHYLRKMATYVRARDGCFPVLGWPMWRHIACGKLQLPEDLAWLYFETFDLLSGHTAEERLERAECLSQCSSKSELDQQRNKFTVDTLQFLLFLYIQQLNRVSLRTSLIGEEWPSHRTRSPSPSDREAKTSSQNKNWDDQAHLSFVQSHLGEILELLVEPGQLSQSGQALRDCQISLEAVRSLGLLLEGSVSCCRTVQPVHRLLTKGPAQTQAGYSSLSRSFSLHTLLSCLHHSLTLNPFGITACLRSGKKLAWAQQVEGAMKRAKIARNTHTAPPGSKMVLMSQVFKQTLAKTSDKLTGANIKIHRCSDAFIYLLSPLRSVSLDKCRDSLVVLGPVETSVHIHSCHNVRLVCVAGRVAVGASSRCTIYALTPNRPLLLPGNTDITLGPFHTFYPSLEDHMASVGLAVVPNIWDQPLLLGTEGLVNPALNTSSNPDPGCYRLLPPAEFHALVVPFQMEGDTCEVPGGLPAPYQAAVEEKQKRIQNWQKTVMEARLNKEQKRQFQELVEVKFHEWLLETGNRQELDSLIPPTLASPLDSNGSDTLQVNDNTHIRNGPTVGQSATSRPQGXPPPPALDITEIIFYEDKNFQGRRYECDSDCSDFHAYLSRCNSIRVETGAWVVYERPNYMGYQYVLTRGEYPEYQRWTGLNDRLSSCKMIHFTSGTLYKMQLYERADFGGQAFEATEDCPSLLEKFRWREVNSCKVFDGWWVFYEHPNYRGRQYFLEKGEYCKPGDWGASSPTVLSFRRFTE from the exons aTGGAGGAAGACAGTGTGAGCATATGGCCGCGCATGGAGCCCTTCTTACTGGGCGCCCTGCAG GTGGCTCCCTCCTCCAAACTCAGCCTGCACTATCTGCGCAAGATGGCGACCTATGTGCGAGCGCGGGACGGCTGCTTCCCGGTTCTGGGCTGGCCCATGTGGAGGCACATCGCCTGTGGAAAGCTCCAGCTCCCAGAAGACCTGGCCTGGCTCTACTTtgagacctttgacctcctctcAGGCCACACAGcggaggagaggctggagcGGGCCGAGTGTCTTTCCCagtgctcctccaaaagtgagCTGGACCAACAAAGGAACAAG TTTACTGTGGACACGCTgcagttcctcctcttcctctacatCCAGCAGCTGAACCGTGTTTCTCTGCGCACCTCCCTGATCGGTGAAGAGTGGCCCAGTCACCGCACccgctccccctctccctccgaCCGAGAGGCCAAGACCAGCTCCCAGAACAAG AACTGGGACGACCAGGCTCACCTGTCGTTTGTGCAAAGTCACCTTGGTGAGATTCTGGAGCTGCTGGTTGAACCAGGACAACTGTCACAATCTGGACAGGCGCTGAGAGACTGTCAG ATCTCCCTGGAGGCCGTGCGGAGTCTGGGTCTGCTGCTGGAGGGCTCGGTGTCCTGCTGCAGAACCGTCCAGCCCGTCCACCGGCTCCTGACCAAAGGTCCAGCCCAGACACAAGCTGGCTACTCCAGCCTCAGCCGATCCTTCTCCCTGCACACGCTGCTCTCCTGCCTCCACCACAGCCTCACTCTCAACCCGTTTGGAATCACCGCCTGCCTGCGCTCTGGCAAGAAGCTGGCCTGGGCTCAACAAG TGGAGGGGGCCATGAAGAGAGCCAAGATAGCCAGGAACACCCACACGGCTCCTCCGGGCAGTAAGATGGTGCTGATGTCCCAAGTCTTCAAACAGACGCTCGCTAAAACCTCCGACAAGCTGACGGGGGCCAACATCAAAATCCACAGATGCTCCGACGCCTTCATCTACCTTCTCTCACCTCTCAG atcagtcaGTTTGGACAAATGCAGAGACAGCTTAGTGGTTCTGGGTCCCGTGGAGACCAGCGTCCACATCCACAGCTGCCACAACGTGCGGCTGGTGTGCGTGGCGGGCAGAGTCGCTGTCGGAGCCTCCTCACGTTGCACTATCTACGCCTTGACGCCCAACCGCCCTCTGCTCCTGCCTGGAAACACAGACATTACCCTGGGACCCTTCCACACGTTCTACCCGTCCCTGGAGGATCACATGGCCAGCGTGGGACTGGCCGTGGTCCCCAACATCTGGGATCAACCCCTGCTCCTGGGCACCGAGGGCCTCGTCAACCCCGCGCTCAACACCTCGTCCAACCCGGACCCCGGCTGCTACCGGCTGCTGCCCCCGGCTGAGTTCCATGCGCTGGTGGTGCCGTTCCAGATGGAGGGCGACACGTGTGAGGTGCCCGGAGGTTTGCCGGCTCCGTATCAGGCAGCTGTCGAGGAAAAGCAGAAGAGAATACAGAACTGGCAGAAGACTGTGATGGAGGCTCGGCTGAACAA GGAGCAGAAGCGGCAGTTCCAGGAGTTGGTGGAAGTCAAGTTCCACGAGTGGCTCCTGGAGACGGGGAACAGGCAGGAGCTGGACAGCCTCATCCCTCCTACGCTCGCCTCGCCACTCGACTCCAACGGGTCCGACACGCTCCAAGTcaacgacaacacacacattagaaACGGACCGACAGTGGGACAGTC AGCCACATCGAGGCcgcagg aaccaccaccaccagcgctGGACATCACCGAG ATCATCTTCTACGAGGACAAGAACTTCCAGGGCCGACGCTATGAGTGCGACAGCGACTGCTCAGACTTCCACGCCTACCTGAGCCGCTGCAACTCCATCCGGGTGGAGACTGGGGCCTGGGTGGTGTACGAGAGGCCCAACTACATGGGCTACCAGTACGTTCTGACCAGGGGGGAGTACCCGGAGTACCAGCGCTGGACGGGACTCAACGACCGACTCAGCTCCTGCAAGATGATCCACTTT accAGTGGGACCCTGTACAAGATGCAGCTCTATGAGAGGGCAGACTTCGGGGGCCAGGCCTTCGAGGCCACAGAGGACTGTCCCTCCCTCCTGGAGAAGTTCCGCTGGAGGGAGGTCAACTCCTGCAAGGTCTTCGACGGCTGGTGGGTTTTCTACGAGCATCCCAACTACCGCGGACGCCAGTACTTCCTGGAGAAGGGAGAGTACTGCAAACCTGGCGACTGGGGGGCCAGCAGCCCCACGGTCCTGTCCTTCAGGCGCTTCACTGAATGA